In Burkholderia gladioli, a genomic segment contains:
- a CDS encoding MFS transporter, whose product MATVGGHISHSPMTSDEKRVIFASSLGTVFEWYDFYLAGSLAAYISKSFFSGVNPTAAFIFTLLGFAAGFAVRPFGAIVFGRLGDMVGRKYTFLMTIVIMGISTFVVGFLPGYATIGIAAPVIFIAMRLLQGLALGGEYGGAATYVAEHAPANRRGFYTAWIQTTATLGLFLSLLVIVGVRTLVGEESFGAWAWRIPFIASILLLAVSVWIRMQLNESPVFMRIKAEGKTSKAPLTEAFGQWRNLKIVILALVGLTAGQAVVWYTGQFYALFFLTQTLKVDGTTANILIAVALLIGTPFFLFFGSLSDRIGRKPIILAGCLIAALTYFPLFKALTHYTNPALETATQKAPITVIANPDECSFQFNPVGTAKFTTSCDIAKAALSKAGLNYENVAAPAGTLAQIKVGDVAVDTYDGKAADAKAKAGAFDKTLAATLKGAGYPAKADPSQINWPMAIVVLTILVIFVTMVYGPIAAMLVEMFPTRIRYTSMSLPYHIGNGWFGGFLPATAFAIVAAKGNIYSGLWYPIVIALVTFVIGLLFVKETKGSNIYSQD is encoded by the coding sequence ATGGCGACTGTAGGCGGACACATCTCGCACTCGCCGATGACGAGCGACGAAAAACGCGTGATCTTCGCGTCCTCGCTCGGCACCGTGTTCGAGTGGTACGACTTCTATCTGGCCGGCTCGCTCGCGGCCTACATCAGCAAGAGCTTCTTCTCCGGCGTCAATCCGACCGCCGCCTTCATCTTCACCCTGCTCGGCTTCGCCGCCGGTTTCGCGGTGCGCCCGTTCGGCGCGATCGTGTTCGGCCGGCTCGGCGACATGGTGGGCCGCAAGTACACCTTCCTGATGACGATCGTGATCATGGGCATCTCGACCTTCGTGGTCGGGTTCCTGCCCGGCTACGCCACCATCGGCATCGCCGCGCCGGTGATCTTCATCGCCATGCGGCTACTGCAGGGGCTCGCGCTGGGCGGCGAATACGGCGGCGCGGCCACCTACGTGGCCGAGCATGCACCGGCCAACCGCCGCGGCTTCTACACCGCCTGGATCCAGACCACCGCGACGCTCGGCCTGTTCCTGTCGCTGCTGGTGATCGTCGGCGTGCGCACCCTGGTGGGCGAGGAGAGCTTTGGCGCCTGGGCCTGGCGCATTCCGTTCATCGCCTCGATCCTGCTGCTGGCCGTGTCGGTCTGGATTCGCATGCAGCTGAACGAATCGCCGGTGTTCATGCGCATCAAGGCCGAGGGCAAGACCTCGAAGGCGCCGCTCACCGAAGCCTTCGGCCAATGGCGCAATCTGAAGATCGTGATCCTCGCGCTGGTCGGGCTGACCGCTGGCCAGGCGGTGGTCTGGTACACGGGCCAGTTCTACGCGCTGTTCTTCCTGACGCAAACGCTGAAGGTGGACGGCACCACGGCCAATATCCTGATCGCCGTGGCGCTCTTGATCGGCACGCCCTTCTTCCTGTTCTTCGGCTCGCTGTCGGACCGGATCGGCCGCAAGCCGATCATCCTGGCCGGCTGCCTGATCGCCGCGCTGACCTACTTCCCGCTGTTCAAGGCGCTCACGCACTACACGAATCCGGCGCTGGAAACGGCCACGCAGAAGGCGCCGATCACCGTGATCGCGAACCCGGACGAATGCTCGTTCCAGTTCAACCCGGTCGGCACGGCGAAGTTCACGACTTCCTGCGACATCGCCAAGGCGGCCCTGTCGAAGGCCGGCCTGAACTACGAGAACGTGGCCGCGCCGGCGGGCACGCTCGCGCAGATCAAGGTGGGCGACGTCGCGGTGGACACCTACGACGGCAAGGCCGCGGACGCCAAGGCGAAGGCCGGCGCGTTCGACAAGACGCTGGCCGCGACGCTCAAGGGCGCCGGCTACCCGGCCAAGGCCGATCCCTCGCAGATCAACTGGCCGATGGCGATCGTGGTGCTGACCATCCTGGTGATCTTCGTGACCATGGTGTACGGGCCAATCGCGGCGATGCTGGTGGAGATGTTCCCGACGCGGATCCGCTATACCTCGATGTCGCTGCCCTATCACATCGGCAACGGCTGGTTCGGCGGCTTCCTGCCGGCCACCGCGTTCGCGATCGTGGCGGCCAAGGGCAACATCTACTCGGGGCTCTGGTATCCGATCGTGATCGCGCTGGTGACCTTCGTGATCGGGCTGCTGTTCGTCAAGGAGACGAAGGGCTCCAACATCTACTCGCAGGACTGA
- a CDS encoding TIGR04141 family sporadically distributed protein, producing MKEHPAKSEHLTIYLLKDPMLLDEQIIDISAAKRPVDLKIESGSARLYVKKAPPLTKPAWSKFLTDGQETPDDLFEGRRSEGAVLIFRNDETAFALTFGTGFHMINLDLVMRDFGLRVALSASDPERLRSLDKSSYESNPLNTRSQSPRDADIFDLLINTETDLVYAITGTSTEPLFGSHVTGRDALTISPEITLDDLPAVLAEAFRRYERGVPESFAWVEDLRRVKESDTLEILDMELCSILQSEQPPDNVWLGEPEIVDWESQIGYSFDLRERTLIHKTLQLPSLLDYMAERGDDPTAEALKRHHVYAIDDRFSPLKKWSAYRCLYAEIANGEQTYILRNGDWHEVKQSFIERVDGQLSKLEIDEIEMPLFRHSGEAAYNESVAADSAAYELLDRKTVPFGGAYDKIEFCDLVRDGRDLIHVKIYKNSATLSHLFAQGSVAAETFIADELFRTKLNDRLPARIKLPDPSVKPKAGNYRVVYAVVTTKDLPQALPFFSRVTLKNAIATLGALGFAVAMAKIQYDPDFLHTASCKPSRRARAAAPDLAKNTSAGHRKSDPPATPPP from the coding sequence ATGAAAGAGCATCCAGCCAAAAGCGAGCATCTGACTATCTACTTGCTCAAGGACCCAATGCTCCTTGACGAGCAGATCATTGACATCAGCGCGGCGAAACGCCCAGTCGATCTGAAAATCGAGTCTGGAAGCGCCCGTTTATACGTCAAGAAGGCGCCTCCCCTGACGAAGCCCGCTTGGTCCAAGTTTTTGACCGATGGTCAGGAAACTCCCGACGACCTTTTCGAAGGCCGAAGATCAGAAGGCGCCGTTTTGATTTTCCGCAATGACGAGACGGCCTTTGCCCTGACTTTCGGAACGGGTTTTCACATGATCAACCTTGACCTAGTCATGCGCGACTTTGGCCTGCGCGTGGCGCTAAGCGCTTCCGACCCGGAGAGGCTGCGGAGCTTGGACAAGTCGAGCTACGAATCAAACCCCTTGAACACGAGAAGCCAGAGTCCAAGGGACGCTGACATTTTCGATTTGCTCATCAACACCGAAACCGATCTGGTCTACGCGATAACGGGAACATCCACGGAGCCTTTGTTCGGCAGCCATGTCACGGGCCGCGACGCCTTGACCATTTCGCCGGAGATCACGCTCGACGACCTGCCGGCCGTCCTTGCCGAAGCCTTTCGCCGTTACGAACGTGGAGTTCCGGAGAGTTTTGCATGGGTCGAAGACCTGCGGCGCGTCAAAGAGAGCGACACGCTGGAAATCCTCGACATGGAACTCTGTTCGATCCTGCAATCTGAGCAGCCTCCCGACAATGTGTGGCTGGGCGAGCCGGAAATCGTCGATTGGGAGTCGCAGATCGGTTATTCGTTCGATCTGCGCGAGCGCACACTCATTCACAAAACACTTCAACTGCCGTCGCTGCTCGACTACATGGCCGAGCGCGGGGACGACCCCACAGCCGAGGCTTTGAAAAGGCACCACGTCTACGCCATCGATGACCGATTCTCGCCGCTCAAAAAATGGTCGGCCTATCGTTGCCTGTATGCCGAAATCGCCAACGGAGAGCAAACATACATTCTTCGCAACGGTGATTGGCACGAGGTCAAGCAAAGCTTCATCGAGCGAGTGGATGGACAGCTCTCAAAGCTTGAAATCGACGAGATCGAGATGCCCCTTTTCAGGCATTCCGGCGAGGCCGCGTACAACGAGAGCGTGGCGGCCGATTCCGCTGCATATGAACTGCTCGACCGAAAGACGGTTCCGTTTGGCGGCGCTTACGACAAAATCGAGTTTTGCGACTTGGTCCGGGACGGCCGCGACCTGATCCACGTAAAGATCTATAAAAACTCGGCTACGCTGAGCCATCTGTTCGCCCAAGGCAGCGTGGCGGCTGAGACGTTCATTGCGGACGAACTCTTTCGAACGAAGCTTAACGATCGATTGCCCGCCCGGATCAAGCTTCCTGATCCGTCCGTGAAACCCAAAGCGGGCAACTATCGGGTCGTCTATGCCGTCGTCACCACAAAGGATCTTCCGCAAGCGTTGCCGTTTTTTTCGAGGGTGACCTTAAAGAATGCGATCGCAACCCTTGGCGCGCTTGGTTTCGCCGTCGCCATGGCAAAAATCCAGTACGACCCTGACTTTCTTCACACGGCATCGTGCAAGCCTTCGCGCAGAGCGCGCGCGGCGGCACCTGATCTGGCTAAAAACACGTCCGCCGGACATAGAAAATCGGACCCACCCGCAACGCCGCCGCCATGA
- a CDS encoding methyl-accepting chemotaxis protein — protein sequence MTLFTIWVNWSGVCLETTETAETTSKATALATGDTTMANPRAIVDLTHEVRRLATGKIGDINDINRETTFLALNALIEAARAGEAGKGFAVVANQVKHVSKRIGEITDILNKELVGSLTRLTELGDSMIDRMHAHDGQRCADLALNMIDIVDRNLYERSCDVRWWATDSAVVDCVTYDSEEMSRHASERLSVILDSYTVYKDLWVVDAQGTVIASGRGETYPVVGQQVGGAKWFEAALATGSGADYVAFDVEALPQLRNAQVATYATAIREGGEANGQVLGALVIFFDWAPQAAAVVKGVRLSEEEWARTRCLIVDSSFRVIASSDGEGVLQETFRLKTHGEATGFYREADGGTVSFAATPGYETYRGLGWFGVVCQRAVGAGSAELI from the coding sequence ATGACCCTATTCACCATCTGGGTAAATTGGTCTGGTGTTTGCTTGGAAACGACGGAAACAGCAGAAACAACAAGCAAGGCAACCGCATTAGCTACGGGCGACACCACCATGGCCAATCCACGCGCAATCGTCGACCTGACGCACGAAGTCAGGCGCCTCGCCACCGGCAAGATCGGCGACATCAACGACATCAATCGCGAAACCACCTTCCTCGCGCTCAACGCGCTGATCGAGGCGGCGCGCGCCGGCGAGGCCGGCAAGGGGTTCGCCGTGGTGGCCAACCAGGTGAAGCATGTCTCGAAGCGGATCGGCGAGATCACCGACATCCTCAACAAGGAACTGGTCGGTTCGCTGACGCGGCTGACCGAACTCGGCGACAGCATGATCGATCGCATGCACGCGCACGACGGGCAGCGTTGTGCCGATCTCGCGCTGAACATGATCGATATCGTCGACCGCAACCTCTATGAACGCTCCTGCGACGTGCGCTGGTGGGCCACCGATTCGGCGGTGGTGGATTGCGTGACCTACGACAGCGAGGAGATGAGCCGGCACGCGAGCGAGCGGCTGTCGGTGATCCTCGACAGTTATACGGTCTACAAGGATCTGTGGGTGGTGGACGCGCAAGGCACGGTGATCGCTAGCGGGCGCGGCGAGACGTATCCGGTGGTCGGGCAGCAGGTGGGCGGGGCGAAGTGGTTCGAGGCGGCACTGGCCACCGGCAGCGGGGCCGATTACGTGGCGTTCGACGTGGAGGCCCTGCCGCAGTTGAGGAATGCCCAGGTGGCGACCTATGCCACCGCGATCCGCGAGGGCGGCGAGGCGAACGGGCAGGTGCTCGGGGCGCTGGTGATCTTCTTCGATTGGGCGCCGCAGGCCGCGGCAGTGGTCAAGGGCGTGAGGCTGAGCGAGGAAGAGTGGGCGAGGACGCGCTGCCTGATCGTGGACTCGTCGTTTCGGGTGATCGCGAGTTCGGATGGGGAAGGGGTGTTGCAGGAGACGTTCCGGTTGAAGACCCATGGCGAGGCGACGGGGTTTTATCGCGAGGCGGATGGCGGGACGGTGTCGTTCGCGGCGACGCCGGGGTATGAGACGTATCGGGGGTTGGGGTGGTTCGGGGTGGTGTGTCAGCGGGCGGTGGGGGCAGGGTCGGCTGAGTTGATTTGA
- a CDS encoding quinone oxidoreductase family protein, translated as MHALFFDRFGGPEVLQWGERPDPVPGPGQALVRIESVGLNFADVYRRNGNYHLSGSAPWILGYEGAGVIEAAAAGDTRFPRGTRVGFADMPYANAELVAVDVDRLIPLPEDIGAEIAAATLLQGLTAQYLVRDSFRVARGHLAVVHAAAGGVGLLLTQMLKCLGATVLGIASSRTRRQAVLEAGADVVAGYDDWPAALATLGGGRGADVVYDSVGRTLGASLAAARIGGTVVFYGMAAGDPDPVDPRLLMDRSLTLTGGDLWNVLTSAEIRRERAAELFAQIRAGEVRPVIAARYALSEGAEAHRFLESRNAIGKILMNC; from the coding sequence ATGCACGCATTGTTTTTCGACCGATTCGGCGGCCCCGAAGTCCTGCAGTGGGGCGAGCGTCCCGATCCCGTGCCGGGGCCGGGCCAGGCGCTGGTGCGCATCGAGAGCGTCGGCCTGAACTTCGCCGACGTCTATCGCCGCAACGGCAACTACCACCTGAGCGGCAGCGCGCCCTGGATCCTCGGCTACGAAGGCGCGGGCGTGATCGAAGCGGCCGCCGCGGGCGATACGCGTTTCCCGCGCGGCACGCGCGTCGGTTTCGCCGACATGCCGTACGCCAACGCCGAACTGGTGGCGGTCGATGTGGATCGCCTGATCCCGCTGCCCGAGGACATCGGCGCCGAGATCGCGGCGGCCACGCTGCTGCAGGGCCTGACCGCGCAATACCTGGTGCGCGACAGCTTTCGCGTCGCGCGCGGCCACCTGGCCGTGGTCCACGCGGCGGCGGGCGGCGTGGGCCTGTTGCTGACGCAGATGCTGAAGTGCCTGGGCGCCACGGTGCTCGGCATCGCCTCCAGCCGCACGCGACGCCAGGCCGTGCTCGAGGCCGGCGCCGACGTGGTGGCCGGCTACGACGACTGGCCGGCCGCGCTCGCCACGCTGGGCGGCGGGCGCGGTGCCGACGTGGTCTACGACTCGGTCGGCCGCACGCTGGGCGCGAGCCTGGCGGCCGCGCGCATCGGCGGCACGGTGGTGTTCTACGGGATGGCGGCCGGCGACCCCGATCCGGTCGATCCGCGCCTGCTGATGGACCGCTCGCTGACACTGACGGGCGGCGATCTATGGAACGTGCTGACCAGCGCCGAGATCCGTCGCGAGCGCGCCGCCGAGCTGTTCGCGCAGATACGCGCGGGCGAGGTGCGCCCGGTGATCGCCGCGCGCTACGCCTTGTCGGAAGGCGCCGAGGCGCATCGCTTCCTGGAAAGCCGCAACGCGATCGGCAAGATCCTGATGAACTGCTGA
- a CDS encoding methionine aminotransferase → MRNSCRIETKLPQSGISVFSSIAELAAKHDAVNLWQGAPSFPTDPALLAMAGRAMQAGFNQYAPMAGYPPLKAALAEKTERLHGARYRADSEITVTAGASEAIYAAITALVHAGDEVIFFEPAFEVYEPSIRLQGATPVAIGIHLDTLAIDWDEVAAAITPRTRMIIVNTPHNPTGALFGAEDIARLIALTRDTDIVILSDEVYEHMVYDGREHLSLARYPELAERSVIALSLGKTYHATGWRVGYCLAPAELSTEIRKVHQYVVFSAPAPLQAALAERLAAPRSYLDLAAFYQAKRDRLAAAMAGSRLELLPCGGSFFMLARFERFSELGDQDFVFELLQKHGVGAIPLASFYQDRRDTGIIRLSFCKDDATLDEGGRRLAAV, encoded by the coding sequence ATGCGCAATTCATGCCGGATCGAGACCAAGCTGCCGCAAAGCGGCATTTCCGTCTTTTCCAGCATCGCGGAGCTGGCCGCGAAACACGATGCCGTGAACCTCTGGCAGGGCGCGCCCTCGTTCCCGACCGACCCGGCGCTGCTCGCCATGGCCGGGCGCGCCATGCAGGCCGGCTTCAACCAGTACGCGCCGATGGCCGGCTATCCGCCGCTCAAGGCGGCGCTGGCCGAGAAGACCGAGCGGCTGCACGGCGCGCGTTATCGGGCCGACAGCGAGATCACCGTGACCGCCGGCGCGAGCGAGGCGATCTATGCCGCGATCACGGCGCTGGTGCATGCCGGCGACGAGGTGATCTTCTTCGAGCCCGCCTTCGAGGTCTACGAGCCTTCGATTCGCCTGCAGGGCGCCACGCCGGTGGCGATCGGCATCCACCTGGATACGCTCGCGATCGACTGGGACGAGGTGGCCGCCGCGATCACGCCGCGCACGCGGATGATCATCGTGAACACGCCGCACAACCCGACCGGCGCGCTGTTCGGCGCCGAGGACATCGCGCGGCTGATCGCGCTCACGCGCGACACCGACATCGTGATCCTGTCGGACGAGGTGTACGAGCACATGGTGTATGACGGACGCGAGCACCTGAGCCTGGCGCGCTACCCGGAACTGGCCGAGCGCAGCGTGATCGCGCTCTCGCTGGGCAAGACCTATCACGCCACGGGCTGGCGTGTCGGTTATTGCCTGGCGCCCGCCGAGCTGAGCACCGAGATCCGCAAGGTGCACCAGTACGTGGTGTTCTCGGCACCGGCGCCGTTGCAGGCCGCGCTGGCCGAGCGGCTGGCCGCGCCGCGCAGCTATCTCGACCTGGCTGCCTTCTACCAGGCCAAGCGCGATCGGCTGGCGGCCGCGATGGCCGGCTCGCGGCTGGAACTGCTGCCTTGCGGCGGCAGCTTCTTCATGCTGGCGCGCTTCGAGCGCTTCTCCGAACTCGGCGACCAGGACTTCGTGTTCGAGCTGCTGCAGAAGCACGGCGTGGGCGCGATCCCGCTGGCCAGCTTCTACCAGGACCGGCGCGATACCGGCATCATCCGCCTGAGCTTCTGCAAGGACGACGCCACGCTCGACGAGGGCGGGCGCCGGCTCGCGGCGGTCTAG
- a CDS encoding NAD-dependent epimerase/dehydratase family protein yields the protein MSERLFVAGASGVIGRVLVPLLVEAGYEVHGATRRAERAAQLESLGARPVVVDVFDVDALTRELGRIAPDAVIHQLTDLPRDLDPARMAQAVVDNARIRSQGSFNLVLAALTAGCRRMVAQSIAWAYAPGEQPYREEQPLDTDAEGARRISVGGVVALEHAVLATPPLRGTVLRYGRLYGPDTGADTAPGAPAVHVEDAARAALLALRGNATGIFNIVDDNEQVSNRKARRELGWTPRTSA from the coding sequence ATGAGTGAAAGACTGTTCGTCGCCGGCGCCTCCGGCGTAATCGGCCGTGTGCTGGTGCCGCTGCTGGTCGAGGCCGGCTACGAGGTGCATGGCGCCACCCGCCGGGCCGAGCGCGCGGCCCAATTGGAAAGCCTCGGCGCGCGGCCGGTGGTGGTCGACGTGTTCGACGTCGACGCGCTCACGCGCGAACTGGGCCGCATCGCCCCCGACGCGGTGATCCACCAGCTGACCGACCTGCCGCGCGATCTCGATCCGGCGCGCATGGCGCAGGCGGTGGTCGACAACGCGCGGATCCGCAGCCAGGGCAGCTTCAACCTGGTGCTGGCCGCGCTGACGGCCGGCTGCCGCCGCATGGTGGCGCAGAGCATCGCCTGGGCCTACGCGCCGGGCGAGCAGCCGTATCGCGAGGAGCAGCCGCTCGACACCGACGCCGAAGGCGCGCGACGCATCTCGGTGGGCGGCGTGGTCGCCCTGGAACATGCGGTGCTGGCCACCCCGCCGCTGCGCGGCACGGTGCTGCGCTACGGGCGCCTGTACGGCCCCGATACCGGCGCCGACACGGCGCCGGGCGCGCCGGCCGTGCATGTCGAAGATGCGGCGCGCGCCGCGCTGCTGGCACTGCGCGGCAACGCGACGGGCATCTTCAACATCGTCGACGACAACGAGCAGGTTTCCAACCGGAAAGCCCGGCGCGAGCTGGGCTGGACACCGCGCACGAGCGCCTGA
- a CDS encoding sensor histidine kinase, giving the protein MNSLRVRLLLWLALPMTVFIVAAGLITRSNAWRTANLLQDEVLLSAARVMAGNVGWDGKDLSASISPSAIEILSTAREDQVFFRVQEVDGPMIAGTSDFPQTVPDVSPKWYDAVMNGEPVRAVSVIRPMYDAGFTRRVVISVGRTLHERDALVLALWRPQMFYFSAILTIAVVLVCLGLTLELRPLARLARRMPERVLTSSVRIQLEPLRSELRPIVGAFNQCLEIIEKQTAMQRRFVADAAHQLRTPLTLLGTQLQYARRQSDPAQVQDTLKAMHRSNRSLVALTNQLLTLAQAEAADYAQYPGVEVDLREVATATIEQLALLAQRRRVELVATLGEGGEVAVAGNEQLLSVLVFNLVDNAIRYSPEGGTVTVSLEPLPGAVRLRVRDEGAGIEPALREKVFEPFFRASPQPGSGLGLAIVREIARAHRATLRLEDGEPGRGLVVVAEFPLA; this is encoded by the coding sequence ATGAATAGCCTGCGCGTCAGGCTGCTGCTGTGGCTGGCGCTGCCGATGACGGTGTTCATCGTCGCGGCCGGGCTGATCACGCGCAGCAATGCCTGGCGCACCGCCAACCTGCTGCAGGACGAGGTGCTGCTGTCGGCCGCGCGCGTGATGGCCGGCAACGTCGGCTGGGACGGCAAGGACCTGAGCGCCTCGATCTCGCCGAGCGCGATCGAGATCCTCAGCACCGCGCGCGAGGACCAGGTGTTCTTCCGCGTGCAGGAGGTGGACGGGCCGATGATCGCCGGCACCTCGGACTTTCCGCAGACCGTGCCCGACGTGTCGCCCAAGTGGTACGACGCGGTGATGAACGGCGAGCCGGTGCGCGCCGTGTCGGTGATCCGGCCGATGTACGACGCCGGCTTCACGCGGCGCGTGGTGATCTCGGTGGGCCGCACCCTGCACGAGCGCGATGCGCTGGTGCTGGCGCTGTGGCGGCCGCAGATGTTCTATTTCTCCGCCATCCTGACGATCGCCGTGGTGCTGGTCTGCCTCGGGCTCACGCTCGAGTTGCGGCCGCTGGCGCGGCTCGCGCGGCGCATGCCCGAGCGCGTGCTGACCTCCTCGGTGCGCATCCAGCTCGAGCCGCTGCGCAGCGAGTTGCGGCCGATCGTCGGCGCCTTCAACCAGTGCCTGGAGATCATCGAGAAGCAGACCGCCATGCAGCGGCGCTTCGTCGCCGATGCCGCGCACCAGTTGCGCACGCCGCTTACCCTGCTCGGCACCCAACTGCAGTACGCGCGGCGGCAGAGCGATCCGGCCCAGGTACAGGACACCCTCAAGGCGATGCACCGCAGCAACCGCTCGCTGGTCGCGCTGACCAACCAGTTGCTGACGCTGGCCCAGGCCGAGGCCGCCGATTACGCGCAATACCCGGGCGTCGAGGTCGACCTGCGCGAGGTGGCGACCGCCACCATCGAGCAACTGGCGCTGCTGGCGCAGCGCCGCCGGGTCGAGCTCGTCGCGACGCTGGGCGAGGGGGGCGAAGTGGCCGTGGCCGGCAACGAGCAACTGCTGTCGGTGCTGGTGTTCAACCTGGTGGACAACGCGATCCGCTATTCGCCGGAAGGCGGCACCGTGACGGTCTCGCTCGAACCGCTGCCGGGCGCGGTGCGCCTGCGCGTGCGCGACGAGGGCGCCGGCATCGAGCCCGCCCTGCGCGAGAAGGTGTTCGAGCCGTTCTTCCGCGCCTCGCCGCAACCGGGCAGCGGGCTGGGGCTGGCGATCGTGCGCGAGATCGCGCGCGCGCATCGCGCCACGCTGCGGCTCGAGGATGGCGAGCCCGGACGCGGGCTGGTGGTGGTGGCGGAGTTTCCGCTCGCCTGA
- a CDS encoding response regulator, with amino-acid sequence MRLLLVEDNEELAHWLAMTLTDDGFMLDRVSSGEAAEDALRASAYDVVLLDLNLPGMSGKTVLRRMRERGDATPVLILTATGAVDEKVVCLGAGADDYIVKPFDARELVARIKVLARRQAPSRSNRLRCGNLVYDMDRLQFAVDDAPLVLTPREHAVLEALILRAKKTVSKTTLAESVSAADAPTSEDAIEIYVSRLRKKLEASSATIITLRGLGYLLEDGAADE; translated from the coding sequence GTGAGGCTGCTGCTCGTCGAGGACAATGAAGAGCTGGCGCACTGGCTGGCGATGACGCTGACGGACGATGGCTTCATGCTCGATCGCGTGTCGAGCGGCGAGGCGGCCGAGGACGCGCTGCGCGCCTCGGCCTACGACGTGGTGCTGCTCGACCTGAACCTGCCCGGCATGTCGGGCAAGACCGTGCTGCGCCGCATGCGCGAGCGCGGCGACGCCACCCCGGTGCTGATCCTGACGGCCACCGGCGCGGTGGACGAGAAGGTGGTCTGCCTCGGCGCCGGCGCCGACGACTACATCGTCAAGCCCTTCGACGCGCGCGAGCTGGTGGCGCGCATCAAGGTGCTGGCGCGGCGCCAGGCGCCCTCGCGCTCGAACCGGCTGCGCTGCGGCAACCTGGTCTATGACATGGACCGCCTGCAGTTCGCCGTCGACGACGCGCCGCTGGTGCTCACGCCGCGCGAGCACGCGGTGCTCGAGGCGCTGATCCTGCGCGCCAAGAAGACCGTCTCCAAGACCACCCTGGCCGAATCGGTCAGCGCCGCCGACGCGCCGACCAGCGAGGACGCGATCGAGATCTACGTGTCGCGGCTGCGCAAGAAGCTGGAGGCCAGCAGCGCCACCATCATCACGCTGCGCGGGCTGGGCTACCTGCTCGAGGACGGCGCCGCCGATGAATAG
- a CDS encoding MFS transporter: MSAVSSVERRESRARSVFRAVSGNFLEMYDFTVYGYYAAAIAATFFPAGNEFVSLMLAFSVFGAGFLMRPIGAIVLGAYMDRHGRRKGLILSLTLMAIGTMCVAFVPSYHAIGLVAPAIVLFGRLLQGFSAGAELGGVSVYLAEIATKGNRGFYCSWQSASQQVAVVFAASLGVLLNSVVPAQEMTSWGWRVPFVIGCLIVPFLFYIRRTLQESDEFVARKHHPSIGEITRAIFANFGLILAGMGLVIMTTTSFYLITAYTPTFGKVVLKMSSFDALLVTACVGISNFVWLPISGAVSDRFGRRPVMLAFTLLTVFTAYPAMQWLVAGPSFGKLLAVELWLSLLYAWYNGAMVVALTELMPVKVRTTGFSMAYSLATMIGGFTPAISTWLIHATGDKAAPGAWMGVAAVCGMIATLLLYRTKGAREQYKLA; this comes from the coding sequence ATGTCAGCAGTCAGTTCTGTCGAGCGTCGCGAATCCAGGGCGCGTTCGGTGTTCCGCGCGGTCAGCGGCAACTTCCTGGAGATGTACGACTTCACGGTCTACGGCTACTACGCGGCCGCCATTGCCGCCACCTTCTTCCCGGCCGGCAACGAGTTCGTCTCGCTGATGCTGGCCTTCTCGGTGTTCGGCGCGGGCTTCCTGATGCGCCCGATCGGCGCCATCGTGCTGGGCGCCTACATGGACCGCCACGGCCGCCGCAAGGGGCTGATCCTGTCGCTCACGCTGATGGCGATCGGCACCATGTGCGTGGCCTTCGTGCCGAGCTATCACGCCATCGGCCTGGTCGCGCCGGCCATCGTGCTGTTCGGGCGGCTGCTGCAGGGCTTCTCGGCCGGCGCCGAGCTCGGCGGCGTGTCGGTCTACCTGGCCGAGATCGCCACCAAGGGCAACCGCGGCTTCTACTGCTCCTGGCAGTCGGCCAGCCAGCAGGTGGCGGTGGTGTTCGCGGCCTCGCTCGGCGTGCTGCTGAACTCGGTGGTGCCGGCCCAGGAGATGACCAGCTGGGGCTGGCGCGTGCCCTTCGTGATCGGCTGCCTGATCGTGCCGTTCCTGTTCTACATCCGCCGCACCCTGCAGGAATCCGACGAGTTCGTGGCGCGCAAGCACCATCCGAGCATCGGCGAGATCACCCGCGCGATCTTCGCCAACTTCGGGCTGATCCTCGCCGGCATGGGCCTGGTGATCATGACCACCACCTCGTTCTACCTGATCACCGCCTACACGCCGACCTTCGGCAAGGTGGTGCTGAAGATGTCCTCGTTCGACGCGCTGCTGGTGACGGCCTGCGTGGGCATCTCGAACTTCGTCTGGCTGCCGATCTCGGGTGCCGTGTCGGACCGTTTCGGCCGCCGCCCGGTGATGCTCGCCTTCACGCTGCTGACCGTGTTCACCGCCTATCCGGCCATGCAGTGGCTGGTGGCCGGCCCCTCGTTCGGCAAGCTGCTGGCCGTCGAGCTGTGGCTCTCCCTGCTCTATGCGTGGTACAACGGCGCGATGGTGGTGGCGCTGACCGAGCTGATGCCGGTGAAGGTGCGCACCACCGGCTTCTCGATGGCCTATAGTCTGGCCACCATGATCGGCGGCTTCACGCCGGCGATCTCGACCTGGCTGATCCATGCCACCGGCGACAAGGCCGCGCCGGGCGCCTGGATGGGCGTGGCCGCCGTGTGCGGCATGATTGCGACGCTGCTGCTGTACCGGACCAAGGGTGCCCGGGAGCAGTACAAGCTCGCGTGA